A genome region from Arthrobacter sp. V1I9 includes the following:
- a CDS encoding Lrp/AsnC family transcriptional regulator, protein MAIRDAGTEPVPLDDIDRSIISELTRDGRMSVTQVAENVHISRAHAYTRIGRLTSEGVLSRFTALVDPIKAGLRSSAYVTLKLKQDSWRELRDLLAAIPEVHHVALVGGDFDVILLVRAVDNIDLRRVIFDQLQSMPGVLDTQTFLVFEDLDTR, encoded by the coding sequence TTGGCAATCAGGGACGCCGGAACGGAACCCGTCCCGCTGGACGACATCGACCGCAGCATCATTTCCGAGCTGACCCGGGACGGCCGGATGTCCGTCACGCAGGTGGCCGAAAACGTCCACATCTCACGGGCGCACGCCTACACCCGCATTGGGAGGCTTACAAGCGAAGGGGTGCTGTCCAGGTTCACGGCGCTCGTGGACCCGATCAAGGCAGGCCTCCGGTCCTCCGCCTACGTGACGCTGAAGCTGAAGCAGGATTCCTGGCGGGAGCTCCGGGACCTGCTCGCAGCCATTCCGGAGGTGCACCACGTTGCCCTGGTGGGCGGAGACTTCGACGTGATCCTGCTGGTCCGCGCCGTGGACAACATCGACCTGCGCCGGGTCATCTTCGACCAGTTGCAGTCCATGCCAGGGGTGCTGGATACGCAGACATTCCTGGTGTTTGAGGACCTGGATACGCGTTAG